The Gossypium raimondii isolate GPD5lz unplaced genomic scaffold, ASM2569854v1 Contig00032, whole genome shotgun sequence nucleotide sequence AAATCCACCCACATTAGGATTAATTGTTAATGGTTGATCGAGTTTGATAGATTCACCCTCTGAAACAAAAGTTCTGGTCCTGGGGATAATATCAACCACTTGATGTCCATCAAGGCATCCGTTATGGTTATTTCATaccccctttttcttttcgtatGATTTTGCTTACTATACCTGCTGCCGTAGCATTATAAACAGTATTGTTACTTTTGTTCCCGTCAGGATAAATCTGGCCCCTTCCCCTGTTGCCGCCTACGTATATGGGATATTTTAAGAAATGAACATCCTTATTACTAGCAGGGTCTGGGGAAAGAATAGGAAAGGTGATTTCACTATATTTTTTACCAGGAACAGGACCTATCACAAGAATATTTTTCTTAGTGGGGCGGTAGTTCTGAAAAGACAGATTGCCTATCTTTTCTTTCATCTCGGGCGAAATACGATCAGGCGGGGCTAACTCAAACCCCTCTGGTAAAATAAGAACAGCACCCACATTCAAAGCCCCTTTCTTACCATTAGCAAGAACTTGTTTCAGTTGCATATCATAAGGAATTCTAACAACCGCTTCAAATACAGTATCAGGAAGTACCGCTTGTGGAACCTCAATATCCACGGGTTTATTCGCTAAATGGCAATTGGCACATACAATACGCCCAGTTGCTTCTCGTGGATTTTCATACCCCTGCTGCGCAAAAATGGGATATGCATTTGAAATGGAAGCCCCGgttattatatagatcatgAGCGATACGGAAATGGATCGAGTAATCTCCTCCTTTATCCAAGAAAAAGTATTTCTAGTTTGCATGGTCCAATCATTGATCCCGAAAATTTCTACAATAAAATTAGGTAGGTCACTAGTATAGTTCCTAGCCACGATTCTGCTATTTACTTTTActgaaaactgaaaaaaaatggCTGAAACAGAGGAGAAATTGTATTCTCCTGATGGGTAGAAAGAAGTAAAGTAAGTACGACTTTGCATGCTTTGCTTATCTCGAAAGTAAGAAAGATTATAATTGAATCCGTGAATCATTTTCAGTCAttcattgaatgataaataactACAAGTGACGGAGATACACGATTTAAATAACGAAAGatccaatatttaaaaattgtatctAGAATGACTGGAAAGGTAGAAACAAGACCAgatataatttgatcattatgAGCAAATCCAAAATCTTTATATATAGAGCCAATCATTAGTTCCCAACCGTGGGGCGAATGAAATCCTATACATAAATCTGttaataaaaagaatgaaaaagctTTTATTGTGTCGCTTAAATTATATAGGAATTCTTGAACCCAAGAGTTAAGAATAAGAAGTTCTTCATTCCCCAAAATAGAATAACCACTTAGAATAACGAAACAGATTAGATTGGTCGAGAAGTGCAAAATCGTATGGATATGATCCTCATTGTGCAGCTTGATCAATTGGATCGTTTCTTTTTGGATTCCTATACGAAGCTTTTGTAGATGTGTTTCCGGGTATTCTTTTATCATTTCGTCCAACAGGAAGAGTTCCTCTACTTCTATGAATTGTTCTAGAATACTCTTTTCTTGAATATCATTCAAAAAAGTTTCGGATTGCCTAGTATCCCACCAATTAGTAATCCAAGATTTCAGACTTTTATTAAATGAGAGAGAGATCCACCAGGGCAAAAATACTATAGATGCAAGATATAGAAGGGGAGTGAATGCTTTCTTTTTTGCCATTTTTTCATCTGTGAGTTGTTAATGAACCCACCTCATTCGTTGACTTTATGTGATCTAATCTTTCTATCAAGCATGCCTTtcattatattataaagtaGGGGC carries:
- the LOC128036785 gene encoding chloroplast envelope membrane protein-like, which produces MAKKKAFTPLLYLASIVFLPWWISLSFNKSLKSWITNWWDTRQSETFLNDIQEKSILEQFIEVEELFLLDEMIKEYPETHLQKLRIGIQKETIQLIKLHNEDHIHTILHFSTNLICFVILSGYSILGNEELLILNSWVQEFLYNLSDTIKAFSFFLLTDLCIGFHSPHGWELMIGSIYKDFGFAHNDQIISGLVSTFPVILDTIFKYWIFRYLNRVSPSLVVIYHSMND